One genomic segment of Terrihabitans soli includes these proteins:
- a CDS encoding carbohydrate ABC transporter permease, producing MEKPFNNRAWFLVLPVFVLVAFSAILPLMTVVNYSVQDTFGNNQFFWAGTDWYVQLLASERFHQALGRQLMFSAIVLLIQIPLGVLIALCMPRQGWAVSLSLVLMALPLLIPWNVVGTIWQVFGRGDIGLLGYTLNALGFNYNYVNNVGDAWMTIIVMDVWHWTSLVALLAYAGLRSIPEAYYQAARIDGASRWSVFRLIQLPKMKHVLIIAVLLRFMDSFMIYTEPFVLTGGGPGNSTTFLSIDLVKLALGQFDLGPAAAMSIVYFLVILLLSWVFYTVMTQDEMGKKEGTA from the coding sequence ATGGAAAAGCCGTTCAACAACCGCGCCTGGTTCCTCGTCCTGCCGGTCTTCGTGCTGGTCGCCTTCTCGGCCATCCTGCCGCTGATGACGGTCGTGAACTATTCGGTTCAGGACACGTTCGGCAACAATCAGTTCTTCTGGGCTGGCACCGATTGGTATGTGCAGCTCCTCGCATCGGAACGTTTCCACCAAGCGCTCGGCCGCCAGCTGATGTTCTCGGCCATCGTGCTTCTCATTCAGATTCCGCTCGGCGTCCTGATCGCGCTCTGCATGCCGCGGCAAGGTTGGGCCGTGTCGCTGTCACTGGTTCTGATGGCGCTGCCGCTGCTCATTCCGTGGAATGTCGTCGGCACGATCTGGCAGGTGTTCGGCCGCGGCGATATCGGCCTGCTCGGCTATACGCTGAACGCGCTCGGCTTCAATTATAACTACGTCAACAATGTCGGCGATGCCTGGATGACGATCATCGTCATGGATGTCTGGCACTGGACATCGCTTGTCGCGCTGCTTGCCTATGCCGGGCTGCGCTCCATTCCCGAGGCGTATTATCAGGCGGCGCGCATTGACGGCGCCTCGCGCTGGTCGGTCTTCCGGCTGATCCAGCTGCCGAAGATGAAGCATGTGCTCATCATCGCGGTGCTGCTGCGCTTCATGGACAGTTTCATGATCTACACCGAGCCCTTCGTGCTGACGGGCGGCGGTCCCGGCAATTCGACGACCTTCCTGTCGATCGATCTCGTCAAGCTGGCGCTCGGCCAGTTCGATCTCGGTCCGGCGGCCGCCATGTCGATCGTCTACTTCCTCGTGATCCTTCTGCTGTCCTGGGTGTTCTACACGGTGATGACGCAGGACGAGATGGGCAAGAAAGAGGGCACGGCATGA